The window aataattctcttttgacgtccgtttttcttccaggaaatggaGTTAAACAAAGCCACTGCCATATATtcggaagatgatgatggagatTCCgattccaccgtgggatagaggaagcGGAATTtcggtttttttgtgtgtcttgacatatgaagggattgagaataaagcagactttgacttttgacatggtcacattgtaaaaatatcgtataacaatacaattaaatgggcattTTCTAATGCAATCCTGACTGCTGGtcaatcatttgaaaagattCAGAGTTTGTTGTTTCCGCAGCCGGTTGCTCACAGCACCTGCGGGGACAGCGAGGTACAGTTATGTGCGGCTCCTGCGGATTCTCCCCGAACAAGCCCAACAACGGCAGCTCCGTATCCACGGCTTCCCGCTCCTACCGTACTGGTGGCatctcagagggtttgctgcctcattcctacttcttgtttttatattgtgtcgtttacttgtatgtctatcgtgtactatgtctcgtcaacgtgggatagaggaaagtgcggggggaccaaaaaaaaaaagagtgtaatatcggtttcaccagtatataattgaaaccggaaggtattcggacatccctgcggtcagtagaatatataacggctgtgcaatgagaagtcaagacatgttccacgagagcaggcggtcaaggcaagagtaatctcgacgcaacatgcccaacatgtgtaagtcagtgatgaatgtttcctgaattttcttcctcttttgccattcattcatgattcattcatgatttctTGTGCTTccacattagacacgcaaattctcgcggcgggcttggtggcttttctagtactgcgagccaatggcgctccgttgacagaagcgaccaccgtcttgccatcaagcgacacctcaagtgaggaggaaacggcgccctctgcccTGCTGACCtccgctcatgtttgggactcggttctgggtaccgctaaagaacaccagaaagctgtaagtggaagttcagaaagcaccttcattgtcttcttctGGCTGTAAAacgtatctgacttgtgactaatttcaatttcagtttgatgatgaattccaaaacaatgtcaactttcatttactggagcattacaaagcacctcagtttccagcaaactgccccagctccaactttagcaaggtaagaaccagaaatggaaaaccaccagaggtgggagaaaatagacactgacactttccataattgtttgctagcatcggcttgacttttatgcgtaggttgaatagatatttgttttttaactgacctaaatattcttttttccaggaggcttgcctgcacaggctggcccaaggtctgtccacttaaataattcttctcaagcacgtggagaaggaatatcccggcagtaaaattctgtctgaggccaaacactactctgaactcctgctctacaatatcaaacaaaaggttggccagtgtgacaatttagggataggaaatgaattttgctgttactatgatacctattttgacattgtgttgcttactcttgtccggcagatgaaaaaaccagaagaggtcacaggcctgagtagcaatgaggaagagagcctattgaggtcactgtaccaccccgatgctttccacagaaagatgacggcgcacaacatcctgcggaagctctacatcttcattgttgacggcaagagggcgctgaggcgcaaagaacggcgaaggggaaaacgtgccaaggtcttcgccatgtttagtttattgcggtagtcacgtccgccactgaagcccgtcggaaatgttgggcaaaacatgaagtgaattaaggaaGTTCTTgtatctgcactgacgtgtcgtaacccactgacggattgatgatgtatttgtttttgcatgacgcactgagtgttttttttttattctgtagataacctatttattgctcattcaaaaaagccattgtgaatctaagaccttatttgttgcaaacagtcgtatgaattatttaaagatatttattacatattattgtttttatacttgaaggcatgataattatatttattttttaaacggaatgtatttttaaaacatgaataaaactatttgcttacttatgaattgaactgcttgatttataacactttggcaggtgtcttttgagaatttcacttattagattgaactacagaaatctctttttatgAGATTCAaatacatcgtatatatatatttgcaaaacagaaatatcgtaaggccacttatgggctttactgtcaaacATTTAtcgacaaaaacatggaacagacttcaagacaatgtcgtaacaataacaaataaatatctcagaccaaattgacacTTCATATACTGACATTGACTTTcatgtggccaactcgtcgtggtcttcgggtggaggttgttgatgcaggtgcacgtcatccttcttcaaccccaaagtaaactgaaacgaagcaaaaacagccaacgatacatatgtcattgttgtttttgacttaatctgccattttttttaaggttctctttctacatatttaccaaacacaagcgatacattaactttaatacaaaaaaagggcactacctcaattataacttagaaaacagtttgactgaaatggcagtcattcaataaataaatacgcgcatgttttcttttacaaattgcagcctttgcggttttgaaaattgcagttgatcacatagcaacgtcgacttgaaatctattcatctctcagttttaatgcacagacagacacatgagagaaaacgctgacacagaagcagtggatgacgcaaatcagtgttgccactTGTCAGCAGTTCCTTCGAATTATGCCAACAATTCAGTGGTATCTTTCCACACGCACGCATTGCAACACCGGCCATTTGCCCTTTGATACCAGTTTAACAGCTCatcatcaaatatttatttggcaTGAGATTCGTTCATTTTGGGGTGAAATGTTTTCAATGTGTTCAAGTCATAGCCCAAGACTGAAGGCTCCGGTATTCCTGGATCTGCTCCTCGTTTGAAGCCTGTTAAacgaaacacacacaaaaaattagAACAAATAAACATGGGGTGGATATAATAAGTATGAGTGGCATTtgatgaacttttattttggccTTGAGACAGCATCAGTCAGGTTCTGAAAAAAATATCTGAGTCGAGCAGGACATTTATTTCCCAGCCTTCCAttcagtgatttatttattagcagTGAGAACACACCACAATTGTGCAACCCTTCAAGCAATTACATCTTCAAACTGTCCAAATGAGGGGAATGGAATTAACAAAGTGATGACAAAAGTTTCCGATGTGGCAATTGGAAAGTTTTCGACCGGATGAGGAGTCACAACGAGAACGTTTGAACTACCGGACAGTCAAAATCAGGGTTAAGGGTGAACACGCTAATGCTAACTAGATGCAACCTGCGGGTTTTAAAGCGACTAACATATTTCACGCCTTTTATACTAACCCAAGTACAGCACTGTAGGGATAAATCCCCATCGGATAACGAATTGTCCACACTGGAACAGTTGCTGCAGCCGCTGTTTGGTCCATTTACTTAATTTTGCCATTTTCCTGGATGCTTTTGCAGCGTGATACCACAGAGTGCAACCGAGGACACGGAAGCGGAAATGGGCcattgtggtgtgcaaggattGGGTCAACCCACTACcataacagaaaaaaacaggaagtctAGCTTCGTGTCGCCGTCTTGTGGATGGAAGAGGTAACTGCGTGTTTTTCCTGTTCAGTATTTCAGTACATTTTCTATTTACTATTTTTgtatctaaacaaaaaaataaactaccAAGACGTTACATGTTGagttaattacttttttttgcattaacaGTTATAGTAGTTTTCAGTCAGCAAAGACAAATTTGAGTCAAAAGAAACACTTTATTTCCAGAAGCAATGAGCTGCACATCCTCGGACATATAAAAAGGCCAGTAAAAACATCTTAAGAACAACAATATGATGTACAGCAAAAGCAGAAGCAGTCACAATTTGTAAACTGACATACTGAAACACATCGATTGTCCATTCAAATTATGTACACCAAACCGTTAATAGGACACAGACGACAGTTTACACTGGGGATGGAGGTGACCTTTGTGTTAGCATGATGATTTGATGGAGGTGGGTTGACTTGGAACAAAAGGAAAGAGACGTCAGAAATACTACAAATACCTGGCATGGTGGCTAAATGAGGTATTAAAAGAATCCACAGGTTTTCTTACAGACATATGTAACACACCTTCTTTTGGGATTGGTACCTGTGAGAGTTACTCCTTTATAAATATGTAATTAGCCTCTCAAGTGCAAACCCTGATACTTCATAGCCCTCTCACCAGAGTCAAAAACATCATTGGACTAATTATGTTGAGTTTCatttaaatgtatatattgtcAGAGGCTTGTAAATTTCTTCCTGACATGGCAGTGG of the Syngnathus typhle isolate RoL2023-S1 ecotype Sweden linkage group LG20, RoL_Styp_1.0, whole genome shotgun sequence genome contains:
- the LOC133144432 gene encoding interleukin-6-like isoform X2, with amino-acid sequence MPNMYTQILAAGLVAFLVLRANGAPLTEATTVLPSSDTSSEEETAPSALLTSAHVWDSVLGTAKEHQKAFDDEFQNNVNFHLLEHYKAPQFPANCPSSNFSKEACLHRLAQGLST
- the LOC133144432 gene encoding interleukin-6-like isoform X1 translates to MPNMYTQILAAGLVAFLVLRANGAPLTEATTVLPSSDTSSEEETAPSALLTSAHVWDSVLGTAKEHQKAFDDEFQNNVNFHLLEHYKAPQFPANCPSSNFSKVRTRNGKPPEVGENRH